One part of the Caproiciproducens sp. CPB-2 genome encodes these proteins:
- a CDS encoding glycyl-radical enzyme activating protein — MEQEGRIFDIRRFSVHDGDGIRTTVFFKGCPLRCRWCQNPEGISPDAHLFYFKNKCIGCFTCVSACPEHAISPVDEGGIKIDRTHCNLCMRCTDVCPARALAPDSELVTVREVVERIKADLPFFRYGGGVTISGGEPFSQFQFLRALLQALKKEEIHTTIETSLFTAPSRLQAVLPYLDMVFADVKVLNRETHRKATGVDNNGILENIRTLLTQAGPERIIRTPLIPAFTATEQNIEDIARFISGIDPEVRYELLNYNPLARGKYDLVEQKFCFAENPRPYTKAQMERFYEAARRGGVKNLVVDSVKTQHSF, encoded by the coding sequence GTGGAACAGGAAGGCCGTATTTTTGACATTCGTAGGTTTTCGGTGCATGACGGCGACGGCATCCGAACAACGGTGTTTTTCAAAGGGTGCCCATTACGTTGCCGATGGTGCCAGAACCCCGAGGGTATCAGTCCCGATGCACATCTTTTTTATTTCAAAAACAAATGCATCGGATGCTTCACCTGTGTATCAGCTTGTCCGGAGCATGCTATTTCCCCGGTTGATGAAGGAGGAATCAAGATCGACCGAACTCATTGTAACCTCTGTATGCGCTGCACGGATGTGTGCCCTGCCCGAGCTCTTGCGCCAGACAGTGAGTTGGTTACGGTTCGGGAGGTTGTGGAACGCATAAAAGCGGATCTCCCGTTTTTTCGCTATGGCGGTGGAGTGACTATTTCCGGCGGAGAGCCTTTTTCCCAATTTCAATTCTTACGGGCGCTGTTGCAGGCATTGAAAAAAGAGGAAATCCATACGACTATTGAGACCTCTCTGTTCACAGCGCCTTCCCGATTACAGGCGGTGCTGCCATACCTGGACATGGTGTTTGCCGATGTGAAGGTCCTGAATAGAGAAACGCACAGGAAAGCAACCGGCGTAGACAATAATGGAATCCTTGAAAACATAAGAACCCTGTTGACACAGGCCGGACCGGAGAGGATCATCCGCACCCCGCTGATTCCAGCATTCACCGCGACGGAACAAAACATAGAGGATATTGCCCGTTTTATCAGCGGTATCGACCCGGAGGTACGCTACGAATTGCTCAATTACAATCCACTCGCCAGAGGAAAGTACGATCTGGTAGAACAGAAATTCTGCTTTGCAGAGAATCCCAGGCCTTACACAAAAGCGCAAATGGAACGTTTTTATGAAGCTGCCCGCAGAGGAGGCGTGAAGAACCTCGTAGTTGATTCCGTGAAGACCCAACATTCATTCTGA
- a CDS encoding glycyl radical protein: MSYFGELTPRMDDFREGLLNAKPRICVERALITTKTYKENQDQPLAIKRALMLKNVLAGMSIFIEPQTLIAGNQASSNRSAPIFPEYAMKWVIDELDQFEHRDGDVFYITEENKQKLRDIAPFWEHNTLLDRGLAAFPPHSKLYYDLGIIKSEGNITSGDAHCAVNYGQMMKVGLKDYARRTKEKLDALDLTDYRNIHKSYFYRAILIVVDAVRDFAKRYADLSETLANKEPDTARKAELLEMSRILNKVPYEPAESFREAVQSLWLVHLILQIESNGHSLSYGRMDQYLNPYYEADLKAGKITEAAADELMCNLWLKTYTINKIRSWSHTQFSAGSPLYQNVTVAGQTPDGKDATNPMSWLILKSVAQCHLTQPNLTVRYHHGLSDKFMHECVEVVRCGFGMPAFNDDEVIIPSFIANGVKPEDAYNYSAIGCVETAVPGKWGYRCTGMSFLNFPKALLIAMNDGVDPASGTKLCEGIGHFRDMKSFDEVLACWDKVIREMCRQCTIIDATCDMVLEQDTADILCSALTDDCIERGLNMKEGGAVYDFISDLQVGIANLADSLAAIKKVVFEDRSVTPAQLWSGLQANFVGLENERIRALLQDAPKYGNDNDYVDQLVVDAYNTYIDEMKKYHNTRYGRGPIGGIYYAGTSSISANVPQGAGTLATPDGRKAGEPLAEGCSPSHAMDKNGPTAVFKSVAKLPTEEITGGVLLNQKVTPQMLEKEENRDKLVSLLRTFFNRLHGYHVQLNVVSRETLLDAQAHPEKHRDLIVRVAGYSAFFNVLSRQTQDDIIERTEQTL; this comes from the coding sequence ATGAGCTATTTTGGAGAACTGACACCCCGCATGGATGATTTCCGCGAGGGACTACTCAACGCAAAACCCCGGATCTGCGTGGAACGCGCGCTGATCACCACGAAAACGTACAAAGAGAATCAGGATCAGCCGCTGGCCATCAAACGTGCCTTGATGTTGAAAAATGTACTCGCTGGCATGAGTATTTTTATCGAGCCGCAAACGCTGATCGCCGGTAACCAGGCTTCCTCTAATCGCAGCGCCCCCATTTTTCCCGAATATGCAATGAAGTGGGTCATTGACGAGTTGGACCAGTTTGAGCATCGGGATGGCGACGTTTTCTATATCACGGAGGAAAACAAACAGAAGCTGCGCGATATTGCTCCATTCTGGGAGCATAACACCCTGCTGGACAGGGGCCTCGCCGCATTTCCGCCTCACAGCAAGCTCTACTATGATCTTGGCATTATTAAATCGGAGGGCAATATTACTTCCGGCGATGCTCACTGCGCGGTCAATTACGGTCAGATGATGAAGGTCGGGTTAAAGGACTATGCGCGCCGGACAAAGGAAAAGCTGGACGCGCTGGATCTGACTGACTACCGGAATATCCATAAAAGCTATTTCTACCGTGCTATTCTGATCGTCGTAGATGCAGTTCGCGATTTTGCCAAACGCTATGCTGACCTTTCCGAAACTTTGGCAAATAAGGAGCCGGACACCGCGCGTAAGGCGGAACTGTTGGAAATGAGCCGGATCCTGAATAAAGTGCCATATGAACCTGCTGAAAGCTTCCGCGAGGCGGTACAAAGCCTATGGCTGGTGCATCTCATTCTGCAGATCGAATCTAACGGCCACAGCCTTTCCTACGGCCGAATGGACCAGTATCTGAACCCCTATTATGAGGCTGACCTCAAAGCTGGCAAAATCACCGAGGCGGCCGCCGATGAGCTGATGTGTAATCTGTGGCTTAAAACCTACACCATCAACAAGATCCGCTCTTGGAGCCATACGCAGTTCAGCGCAGGCTCTCCGCTCTATCAGAACGTCACAGTCGCTGGTCAGACGCCGGATGGGAAAGACGCCACTAATCCCATGTCCTGGCTAATTCTGAAAAGTGTAGCGCAATGTCATCTGACTCAGCCGAACCTGACGGTGCGTTACCATCATGGATTATCGGATAAATTTATGCATGAGTGCGTGGAAGTTGTTCGCTGCGGTTTTGGCATGCCGGCCTTCAATGACGATGAAGTGATTATCCCCAGTTTTATTGCCAACGGGGTAAAGCCGGAGGATGCCTATAATTACAGCGCTATTGGCTGCGTGGAAACAGCGGTGCCTGGGAAATGGGGTTATCGCTGCACAGGGATGAGTTTTCTTAACTTTCCCAAGGCCCTGCTCATTGCTATGAACGACGGCGTGGACCCGGCTTCCGGTACAAAGCTATGTGAAGGTATCGGCCATTTCCGTGACATGAAATCGTTTGACGAAGTGCTGGCTTGCTGGGACAAAGTCATTCGCGAGATGTGCCGTCAGTGTACCATCATTGATGCGACCTGTGATATGGTGCTCGAACAGGATACGGCGGACATCCTGTGCAGCGCCTTGACTGACGATTGTATCGAGCGCGGCCTGAACATGAAAGAAGGCGGTGCAGTATACGACTTTATCAGCGACTTGCAGGTGGGTATCGCAAACCTGGCAGACAGCTTGGCGGCCATCAAGAAAGTCGTGTTTGAAGATAGGTCTGTCACTCCCGCTCAACTGTGGAGCGGATTGCAGGCGAATTTCGTGGGACTTGAAAACGAACGCATCCGGGCGCTTTTACAGGATGCACCCAAGTACGGCAATGACAACGATTATGTGGATCAGCTTGTGGTGGATGCCTACAACACCTACATCGACGAGATGAAGAAGTACCATAACACTCGCTATGGACGCGGCCCAATCGGAGGGATCTATTACGCTGGAACCAGTTCCATCTCTGCCAATGTTCCACAAGGCGCAGGAACGCTGGCAACACCCGATGGCCGTAAAGCGGGCGAGCCGCTGGCAGAAGGCTGCAGCCCCAGCCATGCCATGGATAAGAATGGCCCGACGGCAGTATTTAAGAGCGTGGCGAAGCTTCCCACCGAGGAAATCACCGGAGGTGTGCTGCTGAACCAAAAGGTCACGCCACAGATGCTGGAGAAAGAGGAAAACAGGGATAAACTGGTATCTTTGCTCCGTACCTTCTTCAATCGCCTGCACGGCTATCATGTCCAGTTAAATGTGGTAAGCCGGGAGACGCTGCTGGATGCGCAGGCTCATCCCGAAAAGCATCGCGATCTTATTGTGCGCGTGGCTGGCTACAGCGCCTTCTTTAACGTGCTTTCTCGTCAGACGCAGGACGATATCATTGAGCGCACGGAACAAACCTTATAA
- a CDS encoding BglG family transcription antiterminator: protein MTDKAAKIFSLLLNNDKMPLTVKKITGILELSERTVGTYLKEVYQFCAENEIEVINKPGVGISVNAGNRRDELMQMLARIEKPHYGAQYRTGYIIELLLNNWTTYTLSLFADDLGVSKNTVENDLKQVQQWLSRFSISVQKKAGAGIFLTGAELDIRRAIVEINRQFFKKSVKLPKKTLDYRLSLKTYQRLYGCYRNCDVDYYIALIQEADQNTLRDLTDSGFETLLEYLIVMEKRISLGFLVAEDEIEDVPADRPNILNYLSVYVKALKLPKGEQKFLQMVTCCLEYQNSTVRRDELFSQANPGILAFTKRLIAYLSNIVGLDFEKDELLLKSLYMFERSSLVRVRYGIDLQNPFRENIKKTYPAIFSACFAAGGLYEKEVGKFPTENELASLALLVGGAVVRSEKKVTAVIVCSSGFGTSQILARKIGDHLHNIDVLSTLSFSELHKLDLLNPMLVVTTISSLKCDRPTVEISPVLNEDDIHRLKKACLELQAEEGAEGQKITILDILKDDLIFLDVDGKAKEKILRSMTERMEKSGCVIDGFHGDVLRREQMGSTALGQGIAIPHGLSSFVKRPAIALALLNQSIDWGGEAVDIIFLLALNFGDIQNTKAFFKAFYQLTSDGHTMDLLRRARTKNEIKKIIEEHCFE, encoded by the coding sequence ATGACCGACAAAGCGGCAAAAATTTTCAGTCTTTTACTCAATAACGACAAAATGCCGCTCACGGTGAAGAAGATCACCGGAATTTTAGAACTTTCCGAACGTACAGTCGGCACTTACCTAAAAGAAGTGTATCAATTCTGTGCGGAAAACGAAATCGAGGTGATCAATAAGCCAGGAGTCGGCATCAGCGTCAATGCCGGAAACCGCAGGGATGAGTTGATGCAAATGCTGGCCCGGATAGAAAAACCGCATTATGGCGCACAGTACCGCACCGGCTACATTATTGAACTGTTGTTAAACAACTGGACGACATACACGCTTTCCCTGTTTGCGGATGATCTTGGCGTATCGAAGAATACAGTAGAGAACGATTTGAAGCAAGTGCAGCAATGGCTGTCGAGGTTCAGCATTTCGGTGCAGAAAAAAGCAGGTGCCGGTATTTTCTTAACTGGGGCGGAATTGGATATCCGCCGTGCCATCGTTGAAATCAACCGGCAGTTCTTTAAGAAGTCGGTAAAACTTCCAAAAAAGACGCTGGACTACCGTCTCAGCTTGAAGACCTATCAGAGACTGTATGGATGTTACAGGAACTGCGATGTGGATTATTATATCGCACTGATTCAGGAAGCTGATCAAAACACTTTGCGCGATCTTACGGACAGTGGATTTGAAACGCTGCTGGAATATTTGATTGTAATGGAAAAGCGCATATCATTGGGCTTTCTCGTAGCGGAGGATGAAATCGAAGACGTACCTGCTGACCGGCCAAATATTCTCAATTATCTTTCGGTGTACGTCAAAGCGCTAAAGCTTCCGAAAGGAGAACAGAAATTTTTGCAGATGGTGACATGTTGTCTTGAGTATCAGAATTCCACCGTACGAAGAGACGAGTTGTTCTCTCAGGCCAATCCGGGAATTCTGGCCTTTACGAAACGGCTTATCGCTTATCTCTCCAACATCGTAGGGCTGGATTTTGAAAAAGACGAGCTGCTGCTGAAATCGCTGTACATGTTCGAGCGTTCGTCGCTGGTGCGTGTCCGATATGGCATAGACCTGCAGAACCCTTTCCGTGAGAATATCAAAAAAACCTACCCCGCTATTTTTTCCGCCTGCTTTGCGGCGGGTGGACTTTACGAAAAGGAAGTCGGTAAGTTCCCAACTGAAAACGAGTTGGCATCTCTTGCCCTTCTTGTGGGAGGGGCGGTTGTGCGGTCCGAAAAAAAGGTGACAGCGGTAATTGTCTGCTCTTCCGGCTTTGGAACTTCGCAGATTCTCGCCAGAAAAATCGGGGATCACCTTCACAATATTGACGTTCTGTCCACACTGAGCTTTTCTGAACTGCACAAACTGGACCTTCTGAATCCCATGCTGGTCGTCACTACTATTTCATCCTTAAAATGCGACAGACCCACCGTGGAGATTTCTCCGGTGCTGAACGAGGATGATATCCATAGGCTGAAAAAGGCCTGTCTTGAACTGCAGGCTGAGGAGGGCGCAGAGGGACAGAAAATTACCATACTGGACATTCTGAAGGATGATCTGATCTTTTTGGATGTCGATGGAAAGGCAAAGGAAAAAATTCTGAGGTCGATGACCGAAAGGATGGAAAAGAGCGGTTGCGTTATTGATGGATTTCACGGGGATGTCCTTAGGCGTGAGCAAATGGGTTCCACGGCCCTTGGCCAGGGAATTGCAATTCCTCACGGACTGTCGAGCTTTGTAAAACGGCCGGCCATTGCCCTTGCGCTCCTCAATCAAAGTATCGACTGGGGCGGAGAAGCGGTGGACATCATATTTCTTTTGGCACTGAATTTTGGTGACATACAAAACACGAAAGCATTTTTTAAAGCTTTTTACCAGCTCACCAGTGATGGACACACCATGGATCTGTTGAGGCGGGCAAGAACTAAGAACGAGATCAAAAAAATCATTGAGGAACACTGCTTTGAATAA
- a CDS encoding fructose-6-phosphate aldolase yields the protein MYELLLDTANLTDLTEYLIKWPVAGVTLNPSILKKEGNIDVYSQLAKIKKLCGADRSLHVQVVSNTTEAIVEEAHRILDRLGRDVYIKIPVSAAGLPAIKQLADQNINITATAIYSTLQGIMAALSGAKYIAVYYNRMENNCTDPNAVIREIRSFIDGSGSEAKILAASFKNVGQVTAAYASGAQSVTVGVDIIKSGLGMASIDSAVEGFAKDFEAIHGSGQTMKTISE from the coding sequence ATGTATGAATTATTACTGGACACTGCAAACCTCACCGACCTCACCGAATACCTTATCAAGTGGCCCGTGGCAGGGGTAACCTTGAATCCCAGCATTCTGAAAAAAGAGGGCAATATTGATGTTTATTCACAGCTTGCCAAAATCAAGAAATTGTGTGGTGCTGACCGAAGCCTGCACGTACAGGTTGTGTCAAATACTACAGAGGCGATTGTGGAAGAAGCACACCGTATTCTTGACAGACTGGGGCGTGATGTATATATCAAAATTCCAGTCAGCGCCGCAGGCTTGCCCGCTATTAAGCAGCTGGCAGACCAAAATATCAATATTACCGCCACAGCCATTTATTCGACATTACAGGGGATTATGGCTGCACTGTCCGGTGCGAAATACATCGCCGTCTATTACAATCGCATGGAAAACAACTGCACAGACCCCAATGCCGTCATTCGGGAAATCCGTAGCTTCATTGACGGCAGTGGCAGCGAAGCCAAGATTTTAGCGGCCAGTTTTAAGAATGTCGGCCAAGTTACCGCCGCTTATGCCAGCGGTGCTCAAAGTGTCACGGTAGGTGTTGATATCATCAAAAGCGGACTTGGCATGGCAAGCATCGACAGCGCAGTAGAGGGATTCGCGAAAGATTTTGAAGCTATTCATGGGTCGGGACAAACCATGAAAACTATCAGTGAATAA
- a CDS encoding glycyl-radical enzyme activating protein, producing the protein MNDMQNTGLLFNIQKFSTNDGPGIRTNIFFKGCPLHCPWCSNPESQSAVPQIMWDRTKCIHCLHCVQVCPYGALSEQEGTIVSNNNCTGCGTCVAECPQQALTLSGKLYTVEEVVQICLQDKAFYEESGGGVTLSGGEPLMHAGFAEKLLRALKSENIHTAIETTGFSGAQTFAQLMPLLDLYLFDCKHYDSKRHAEVIGVPNEQILVNMRTAVEAGKQVIVRIPVIPNFNNSLNDASGFCRVLKKAGANRVNLLPFHQFGEKKYEFLCMPYFLHKVPALHESDLQEFQQVFLDNGFDCYF; encoded by the coding sequence ATGAATGATATGCAAAACACAGGTCTTCTCTTTAATATTCAGAAATTCAGCACCAACGATGGCCCCGGTATCCGCACAAATATTTTTTTTAAAGGATGCCCATTGCATTGCCCCTGGTGCTCAAACCCGGAATCACAAAGCGCTGTACCACAGATCATGTGGGATCGCACGAAGTGCATTCACTGCCTGCATTGCGTACAGGTTTGCCCATATGGCGCACTCTCCGAACAGGAAGGGACTATTGTATCCAATAATAACTGCACTGGATGTGGAACCTGCGTAGCCGAATGTCCGCAACAGGCGTTAACACTGTCAGGTAAGCTATATACGGTTGAAGAAGTCGTTCAGATCTGTCTGCAGGACAAAGCCTTTTATGAAGAATCGGGTGGCGGCGTGACATTGTCAGGTGGTGAGCCACTGATGCATGCAGGTTTCGCTGAGAAGCTGCTGCGTGCTTTAAAATCGGAAAATATCCATACCGCTATTGAAACAACCGGATTTTCCGGTGCGCAAACTTTTGCTCAACTCATGCCGCTCCTTGACCTGTACCTGTTTGACTGCAAGCATTATGACAGCAAAAGGCACGCGGAGGTTATTGGCGTGCCAAACGAGCAGATTCTCGTTAATATGCGCACAGCCGTTGAGGCGGGAAAACAGGTCATTGTTCGCATTCCGGTTATCCCGAACTTCAACAATTCTCTCAATGATGCATCCGGCTTTTGCCGGGTACTAAAAAAAGCGGGAGCAAACCGGGTAAACCTGCTACCATTTCATCAGTTTGGAGAGAAAAAATACGAATTTCTGTGCATGCCCTATTTCCTCCATAAAGTACCTGCTTTACATGAATCGGACCTTCAGGAATTTCAACAGGTTTTTCTGGACAATGGATTCGACTGTTATTTCTAA
- a CDS encoding DeoR/GlpR family DNA-binding transcription regulator, with protein sequence MKGRENEILELLTEQKRVEVTVLAEKLGVSQVTVRKDLDALESKGIIRREHGYAVLRSSDDINGRIAYHYETKRLIAAKANELIHDGETIMIESGSCCALLSEELVGSKRDVTIITNSAFIAGYVRFRAEAKVILLGGVYQNESQVMVGPMVKQCAGNFCVDKLFIGTDGYTAQIGFTNSDHLRAQAVRDMAPQAEQVIVLTESGKFIRHGVVPLQLTDRIKTVITDTNIPNEIQRNLEKQGVTVLTVPHNN encoded by the coding sequence ATGAAGGGCCGCGAAAACGAAATTCTTGAATTGCTAACGGAACAAAAGCGAGTCGAAGTTACTGTGCTGGCAGAGAAGCTTGGCGTGTCGCAAGTGACGGTGCGCAAGGACCTTGATGCATTAGAAAGCAAAGGCATTATCCGGCGTGAACATGGCTATGCCGTGCTGCGCAGCTCCGATGATATCAACGGGCGCATCGCCTATCATTATGAGACCAAGCGCTTGATTGCCGCTAAAGCTAATGAACTGATACATGACGGTGAGACGATAATGATTGAAAGCGGCAGCTGCTGTGCGCTGCTGTCAGAAGAACTGGTAGGCAGTAAGCGCGATGTGACGATTATTACAAACAGTGCTTTTATTGCGGGCTATGTGCGTTTCAGAGCTGAAGCCAAGGTTATTCTGCTTGGCGGCGTTTACCAAAACGAATCTCAGGTAATGGTGGGGCCGATGGTAAAGCAATGCGCCGGAAACTTTTGCGTGGACAAACTGTTCATTGGCACGGATGGCTACACGGCACAAATTGGGTTTACCAACAGCGACCATCTGCGTGCACAGGCGGTCCGTGATATGGCGCCTCAGGCGGAGCAAGTGATTGTACTAACCGAAAGCGGGAAATTCATTCGGCATGGCGTGGTTCCGCTGCAACTGACAGATCGGATCAAAACAGTTATTACCGACACGAATATACCCAATGAGATACAGCGGAATTTGGAGAAACAAGGAGTGACCGTACTCACGGTGCCGCATAACAACTAA
- a CDS encoding ROK family protein translates to MEEYSIGIDVGGTKIAYGLFDGSRNLVKKYRTQSDASLSSEAFFDNIAQMIQKMMEDNALTKDALRGIGIGMPSYILYEEGRIIKTTNLPKIHDFPAKEYLFTKLGGDVRILFDNDSHTGALAEHRYGAGRGFKHMLYCPVSTGISSGIIINNELFRGRYGWAGESGHMIVTPGEGIECGCGNKGCLMSYCSGSMIVKHIQQRIKAGVKTIMVELAGSADKITPYTIQIAFDQGDDLAKWALEQMAQYMAVWTYNLYVTLNINCFVFGGGLLKFGDRLFPRIRKLFDAYNKNKMTVYFKKAELGDDFGIIGAAELLFQ, encoded by the coding sequence ATGGAAGAATATTCTATTGGTATTGATGTAGGCGGGACGAAAATAGCCTATGGATTATTTGACGGCAGCAGAAATTTAGTCAAGAAATATCGCACTCAATCGGACGCTTCGCTGAGTTCCGAAGCATTTTTTGACAATATAGCACAAATGATCCAAAAGATGATGGAGGACAATGCGCTGACGAAGGATGCGTTGCGTGGTATTGGAATTGGCATGCCTTCCTATATTCTTTACGAGGAAGGGAGAATCATCAAAACTACAAATCTCCCCAAGATCCATGACTTTCCAGCAAAAGAATATCTTTTTACAAAATTGGGTGGAGATGTGCGTATTCTGTTTGACAATGATTCACACACCGGCGCGCTGGCAGAACATCGTTATGGAGCGGGGCGTGGATTTAAGCACATGCTGTATTGCCCTGTCAGTACAGGAATCTCGTCCGGTATCATTATTAACAATGAACTCTTCCGTGGACGCTATGGATGGGCCGGTGAGAGCGGACATATGATTGTCACACCTGGAGAAGGGATAGAATGTGGGTGTGGTAACAAGGGATGCCTGATGTCTTACTGCTCAGGTTCCATGATTGTGAAACACATACAGCAGAGAATCAAAGCAGGGGTCAAAACAATAATGGTAGAGCTCGCGGGCAGCGCTGATAAGATCACGCCGTATACCATACAGATTGCTTTCGACCAGGGGGACGATTTGGCCAAATGGGCATTGGAACAAATGGCGCAGTATATGGCTGTGTGGACTTACAACTTATATGTAACTTTGAACATCAATTGTTTTGTGTTTGGTGGAGGATTGCTAAAATTTGGCGACCGCCTGTTCCCGAGAATTCGCAAACTATTCGATGCATATAACAAAAATAAGATGACGGTTTATTTTAAGAAGGCGGAGCTGGGTGACGACTTCGGTATCATTGGCGCAGCAGAATTGTTGTTTCAGTAA
- a CDS encoding PTS sugar transporter subunit IIA → MEALIQENLIYFDVDVKNKVEAIEFLASKMYAAGRIKNEEAYVSAVLEREKEFSTGVGFSVATPHAKTDNVKTATVAFAHLKNEIQWDEEEKASLIFLLAIPDKDRGDRHLQILASISRKLVHEEFRELIAKAKTPKEILKLIGEV, encoded by the coding sequence ATGGAAGCGTTAATCCAAGAAAATCTTATTTATTTTGACGTTGATGTAAAAAACAAGGTGGAGGCAATCGAGTTTCTTGCTTCAAAGATGTACGCAGCGGGCCGTATCAAAAATGAAGAGGCATATGTGTCTGCGGTACTGGAAAGGGAAAAGGAATTCTCGACTGGCGTGGGTTTTTCCGTTGCAACACCGCATGCAAAGACCGATAACGTGAAAACCGCTACGGTTGCGTTCGCCCATTTGAAAAACGAAATCCAATGGGACGAGGAAGAAAAGGCTTCACTGATTTTTCTTCTTGCCATTCCTGACAAAGACAGAGGAGACAGACATCTTCAGATTTTGGCTTCAATCTCACGGAAACTTGTGCACGAGGAATTCCGTGAATTAATAGCAAAAGCAAAGACCCCAAAGGAAATTCTAAAATTAATCGGAGAAGTTTAG
- a CDS encoding NAD-dependent epimerase/dehydratase family protein yields MRALFIGGTGIISASVSQLAVNRGWNLTLLTRSGKSEFAPEAAHFLKGDIRDEAATAALLRNTHFDVVADFIAFGVPDLERDWRLFRDCTKQFIYISTASAYQKPSSHYLVNEETPLGNPFWQYSRDKIAGEEYLMERYLKESFPVTIVRPSHTYCERKVPVAIHGKKGSWQTLKRMLDHKPVLIHGDGTSFWTMTHSSDFAKGFVGLMGNPHSIGEAVQITSDESMTWDQIYGILADALDVPLEAIHVSSDFLSACSTYDLRGTLLGDKANTLIFDNTKIKRLVPDFHAAVGMRDGLTEAVHYMRAHPECQTEDAEFDTWCDQVIAALETATRAVQVSFNIRG; encoded by the coding sequence ATGCGTGCTCTTTTTATAGGAGGCACCGGAATCATCAGTGCCTCTGTCAGTCAGTTGGCGGTTAATCGAGGATGGAATTTGACCTTGCTTACTCGCAGCGGAAAATCCGAATTTGCCCCTGAAGCTGCGCACTTTTTAAAAGGTGACATTCGTGATGAGGCTGCAACCGCAGCGCTCCTCCGGAATACACATTTCGATGTGGTAGCGGATTTTATAGCATTCGGCGTCCCTGATCTCGAACGTGACTGGCGGCTTTTCAGAGACTGTACGAAGCAATTTATCTATATCAGCACGGCATCCGCCTATCAAAAGCCGTCGTCTCATTATCTGGTGAATGAAGAAACGCCTCTCGGCAACCCCTTCTGGCAATATTCACGAGATAAAATAGCAGGCGAGGAATATCTGATGGAGCGATATCTGAAAGAAAGTTTTCCAGTTACGATTGTGAGACCTTCTCATACCTATTGCGAACGGAAAGTTCCTGTAGCAATACATGGGAAAAAAGGAAGCTGGCAGACCTTAAAACGGATGTTGGATCATAAACCTGTTCTCATTCACGGTGACGGCACATCCTTTTGGACGATGACACACAGTTCAGACTTTGCAAAAGGATTTGTAGGTTTAATGGGCAACCCCCATTCCATTGGCGAGGCGGTACAGATCACAAGTGACGAAAGCATGACTTGGGATCAAATTTATGGTATTCTTGCCGACGCTCTCGATGTCCCATTAGAGGCAATCCATGTTTCCAGTGATTTCTTATCAGCTTGTTCCACTTACGATTTACGAGGGACCTTACTGGGTGATAAAGCAAATACCCTTATTTTCGACAACACAAAAATTAAACGCCTCGTTCCGGATTTTCACGCTGCAGTCGGGATGAGGGATGGTCTAACCGAAGCCGTACATTACATGCGGGCGCATCCCGAATGTCAAACGGAGGATGCTGAATTCGATACCTGGTGTGATCAGGTGATTGCCGCATTGGAAACCGCCACACGCGCGGTACAGGTCAGCTTTAACATAAGAGGATGA